AACCCACTcgaaaaaaatcattaatctTAAAGACCAAACAGTTTAAAAGTAGTTAGCTTTCCCATTTAAGAATAATCACACATTTCAAAGAATCCAAGAATgaataataaacatataaaagaaCCAATCAAAGACATGGATGAACTGAACAGTTATTACCTTGGGAAAAGCAAAGCTTAGGAATAAAGTTAAGAAGAAGAGACTGTTATAAACTGGAAACCGGACATCCGATGAGAAGAGGGGGCTTGTGTTTCGGGTTTAAGCGACAACAGAAGGGGCTTTTGGTTCTTTATATTCCAAGACGAATCAAACGAAAAAGGTATATAGCATATTCTTATCTACACtgagaggtgctcatgggccgggctgggTTCGGGTcaggcccataaaaaatttcgacCCGGTTCTTAGGACTGGGTCCGGATCGGCCTAAaatatgagcctaaaattttgcccaggcctggcccgggaaaaaatcataaaccCGGGCctagcccggcccatttttttaataaatactaaaaatttattttaaaaattaaaaaaaatttaaaaatattttaaaattaaaaagtaataaaaaaagtattttaaaaaaattttaaaattaaaaaaattttaaaaaataaatataattattatatcgggctgggccgggcccgggccaaaaaagtggtgcccgagtcccggcatttttttgcccaagttcatatttcgggcctatatttttacccaaactctcccatatttcgggcgggcggcccggcccatgagcacctctactgtttttgcttttctttttgtgtgtgtgcATTTGGGATCCGAAATAACTTAAACGAAGCCCCGTTGAACCATCTTTGGGCTTATTAATCAAAGCCCACCTTTTAAGTAAGAGTGAGCTTTGGATTGGATATGCCATTTTGAAGGTTTAAGGATATTCTCTTTTCATGTTTTGTCTTTTAAGAACGAAAAAAACCACTTGCCAGCgtattaattacaatttacaaCTAGTTTCTCAGTATCTCTTTTCGGTATTACTGtgtaaacaaatatttattcaaacaaTCTTAACTTAGCTACCTTGCAAGGATTCtatcaaattagtcctattATTAGGTcaaccaatttactctttataCTCTTTAAAACAAGCAAATAAGACTAAATTTCAACAGAGTTGtcatttaatgtttaaaaattattatttaatgtttaacaaaattaattttttatagatagAATTTTGTTTGGacttgaaatgaaaatgaaaatgtcatttttaaacaataaacatTAACTTGgttacaatttaattatgtttattattaataaaataattaaaattttataatggaACAACTTAACAAATACATTTACCCTTTGCAAACCTTTACAGTTGCATTGCGTGTGTTTTTTTTCCCGATTccattaattgagttttcaattttttccttcaaattAAAAGTCTTCTAATTTCATCCTTATTTTGAGAGTGTCAGTGTGAAGTGTGAACCCAAAGATATTTTAGTTTGTTTGCATCTCTCTTCTCagctttctattttttaaagtaaactGTGGCGCTTCTTCATTTTTGCttctttatcttcttcattTATATATAAGCACCTCCTCGATTTGCTTCTCCATCATTCACACCCGTAAAGGCAAAGGCAAACcagataataattaaaaaactacTTTTTTTTAGTGAAAGAAAACACCCAGAAAAagcctttctttttttttttctttatcagGCCATAATCATTTCACAAAGACTCCTCCTTTAATATCATAGGAAGGAagaaaaaaacactaaaaagtcAGATCCCCTTCTTTGGTTCCTCGTTTCATTCTCCAATGGCAGAGTCCAAGAGGTATATTTCTCAAACAGAGCTTGAAAGCCACAAAAAACCAGGAGATCTATGGATCTCTATACAGGGAAAGATCTACGATGTCACTGAATGGAGTCGAGAACACCCTGGAGGAGCACTTCCTTTGCTGAATCTGGCTGGCCAAGATGCCACCGATGCCTTTGTAGCCTATCATCCTGGCTTAGCTTGGCAATATCTTGACAAGTTCTTTACTGGGTATTATCTCAAAGATTACTCTGTCTCCGAGGTATCCAAAGATTTCAGAAAACTTGCTGCCGAGTTTTCAAAAATGGGTCTTTTTGAAAAGAAGGAGCACGGGACAGGCATTTTGCTTTGCATTATAGCATTGCTGTTTTCTATCAGTGTTTACGGTGTTTTATGCTCTAACAGCGCTTTGGTGCATCTCCTTTCGGGTGCTTTACTGGGATTCTCATGGATACAGAGTGGGTGGATTGGACATGATTCTGGGCATTACCAAGTTATGTCAAGCAGAAAATTCAACAGGGTTGCTCAGATCCTTACTGGGAATTGCCTTGCAGGGATCAGTATTGGTTGGTGGAAATGGAACCACAATGCTCACCACATTGCTTGTAACAGTCTCGAATTCGATCCAGACCTTCAACACATGCCAATATTCGCGGTATCTTCAAAGCTTTTTAGTTCACTCACATCTTATTTCTACGAAAGGAAGATGAATTTTGATTCCATTGCTAGGTTCTTGGTTAGTTACCAGCACTGGACATTTTATCCTGTAATGTGTTTTGCTAGGATCAATCTATTTGCACAGTCTTTCCTTTTCTTGTTTTCTAAGAGGAAGGTACCAAATAG
This sequence is a window from Gossypium raimondii isolate GPD5lz chromosome 5, ASM2569854v1, whole genome shotgun sequence. Protein-coding genes within it:
- the LOC105769952 gene encoding acyl-lipid (9-3)-desaturase — translated: MAESKRYISQTELESHKKPGDLWISIQGKIYDVTEWSREHPGGALPLLNLAGQDATDAFVAYHPGLAWQYLDKFFTGYYLKDYSVSEVSKDFRKLAAEFSKMGLFEKKEHGTGILLCIIALLFSISVYGVLCSNSALVHLLSGALLGFSWIQSGWIGHDSGHYQVMSSRKFNRVAQILTGNCLAGISIGWWKWNHNAHHIACNSLEFDPDLQHMPIFAVSSKLFSSLTSYFYERKMNFDSIARFLVSYQHWTFYPVMCFARINLFAQSFLFLFSKRKVPNRGQEILGILVYWTWFPLLVSCLPNWGERLMFVVASFSVTGIQHVQFCLNHFSSSVYVGPPSGNNWFEKQTDGTLDIVCSSWMDWFHGGLQFQIEHHLFPRLPRCHLRKVSPFVQELCKKHNLQYDTASFWKANVMTIETLRSAALQARILSNPIPKNLVWEAVNTHG